From the genome of Candidatus Methylomirabilota bacterium:
CGAGGCGTGATAAAATATTTAACAAAAAGCCATAAAAGTCGCAACGTCCCCTAAGACGGATCATGACCAGCTTTCGTTACCGTTTTGCTTGCCGGTCTTTCCGTTCGCCGTAAATGAAGCCGACTATGGCCAGTTCCGTGGTTCCGATGGCGACTGCGTCAGAAATTGACATCACTGCGAAATGTCACGAGTAGAATGCCGCCTAACGCTCAAGCTCAGCCGTTGCTGTTATGCGATCGGTCTGAAGCGTCTGGTTAGCCGCCTTCCTTTAGACGTTTTCTGATCCACGATGGATTCCTGCGACAGTCCAAGACGGCATGCACACGAACCAATTCTCCCTCCACGTCGTAGTAGACGGCAAAAGGGAAACGCTTGGACAAGCAACGGTGATAGCCGAAAACGACTTGATGAACTCCTGCGTATAGAAGCAGCGAATCAATGTCTGAGAACAGGCAATCTAAGAAATACGATCCGAGTCCGATCTCCCGG
Proteins encoded in this window:
- a CDS encoding type II toxin-antitoxin system RelE/ParE family toxin, giving the protein MRIEILDEAQEDLIEGFHFYENREIGLGSYFLDCLFSDIDSLLLYAGVHQVVFGYHRCLSKRFPFAVYYDVEGELVRVHAVLDCRRNPSWIRKRLKEGG